The following are from one region of the Pseudodesulfovibrio piezophilus C1TLV30 genome:
- the nifK gene encoding nitrogenase molybdenum-iron protein subunit beta: MLLRHTKKEVADRKALVINPAKTCQPIGAMYAALGIHGCLPHSHGSQGCCAYHRSTLTRHYKEPISAATSSFTEGASVFGGQANLVQAIDNIFTVYEPEVIAVHTTCLSETIGDDLNQIRTKAQKEGKIPEGKTVIGAPTPSYVGSHVTGFSNMVKAMAQLAEPSGKKSGKVNVIPGWVEPSDMAEIKRLAGLIGVDITLFPDTSGVLDAPLTGEYKMFPDGGVTVSELKKSGDAIGTLALGEWCSADAARWLDSKCKVPCTVLDMPFGLAATDRFIDVLRTVAGVSVPDAVATERGQLVDMISDMHQYFYGKRVAIWGDPDQLISMCEFLVSLDMQPVYVVTGTPGKKFEKRIQEICEGQPFEVKVKAKGDMFLMHQWIKNEPVDLLIGNTYGKYIARDEDIPFLRWGFPILDRQGHQYFPTVGYKGGLRLLEKILTLFLDRKDRDDPERVFELVL; the protein is encoded by the coding sequence ATGTTATTAAGACATACTAAAAAAGAAGTTGCTGACCGCAAGGCTCTGGTGATCAATCCGGCCAAGACATGTCAGCCTATCGGAGCCATGTACGCCGCCCTCGGTATTCACGGCTGCCTGCCTCATAGCCATGGTTCTCAGGGGTGCTGTGCGTATCATCGCTCCACCCTGACACGTCACTATAAGGAACCCATTTCGGCCGCGACCAGTTCCTTTACTGAAGGAGCATCGGTTTTTGGCGGACAGGCCAACCTGGTGCAGGCCATCGACAATATCTTCACGGTCTACGAGCCTGAAGTTATCGCAGTGCACACCACGTGTCTGTCCGAGACCATTGGTGATGACCTGAACCAGATTCGTACCAAGGCTCAGAAAGAAGGAAAGATCCCTGAAGGCAAGACTGTCATCGGAGCTCCCACTCCGAGCTATGTCGGTTCCCACGTCACCGGATTCTCCAATATGGTGAAAGCCATGGCTCAGTTGGCTGAACCGTCTGGCAAGAAATCCGGCAAGGTCAATGTCATCCCCGGTTGGGTCGAACCTTCCGATATGGCCGAGATCAAGCGTCTCGCTGGTTTGATCGGTGTGGACATCACTCTGTTCCCTGATACTTCCGGTGTTCTCGATGCTCCGCTGACCGGAGAATACAAGATGTTCCCTGATGGAGGCGTTACCGTCTCCGAACTCAAGAAGAGTGGCGATGCCATTGGAACTCTCGCTCTGGGTGAGTGGTGTTCGGCAGACGCTGCCCGCTGGCTCGATTCCAAATGCAAGGTGCCGTGCACTGTGCTGGATATGCCATTCGGACTGGCTGCCACTGACCGTTTCATTGATGTTCTGCGTACCGTGGCCGGAGTCTCTGTCCCCGATGCCGTGGCCACTGAACGTGGTCAGCTCGTGGATATGATTTCCGACATGCACCAGTACTTCTACGGCAAGCGTGTTGCCATCTGGGGCGACCCAGATCAGCTCATCTCCATGTGTGAATTCCTGGTCTCTCTGGACATGCAACCCGTGTATGTCGTGACCGGAACTCCGGGCAAGAAGTTCGAGAAGCGGATTCAGGAAATCTGTGAAGGGCAGCCCTTTGAAGTCAAAGTCAAGGCCAAAGGCGATATGTTCCTGATGCACCAGTGGATCAAGAACGAGCCTGTCGATCTGCTTATCGGAAATACCTATGGCAAGTACATTGCCCGTGACGAGGACATCCCGTTCTTGCGCTGGGGCTTCCCGATCCTGGATCGCCAGGGTCACCAGTACTTCCCGACAGTTGGCTACAAGGGCGGGCTCAGGTTGCTTGAAAAGATCCTGACCCTGTTCCTGGACCGTAAGGACCGCGACGATCCAGAACGGGTATTCGAACTCGTCCTGTAG
- a CDS encoding radical SAM protein, translated as MAPSSTSYDTHPCFGLASRKNVGRLHLPVAPRANSKIRFSGLIKAKSAMLPEEAMTWLKSVISEGTTVDVVGITGPGDPMAVPEPTLRTLNMVHAEFPKISLCMTTVGIGSAKYASELAALGLSHVTLLVDAVSPEVAENLYAWVRPSTKTVPLPEAVQLLMKDQADAVVAFKEAGITVKINTTVYPGINAGHVEEIASTMASLGADIMAVVPYRPDPDCTDAPAECGAELMDTIREGVARHLHLMPAWEDCGEDIVGLTSLEKRDAPISVLPKPIADRPNVAVVSSGGMDVDLHLGHAVKVLIYGPREDGLPCLLESRDAPEPGSGSRRWKDLSKLLKDCFVLLTASAGEKPRQILSRDGLSVLITDGEIAGTVDVLYGGGKKGKKFRKQ; from the coding sequence ATGGCACCCAGCTCCACTTCATACGATACCCATCCTTGCTTCGGCCTTGCTTCACGCAAGAATGTCGGACGCCTGCATCTTCCTGTCGCTCCCCGGGCGAATTCAAAAATCAGATTTTCTGGTTTGATCAAGGCCAAGTCCGCCATGCTTCCGGAGGAGGCCATGACCTGGCTTAAAAGCGTGATATCCGAAGGGACAACTGTCGATGTCGTTGGGATTACCGGTCCCGGCGATCCCATGGCTGTGCCTGAGCCGACCCTTCGGACATTGAACATGGTTCATGCAGAATTTCCGAAAATTTCATTGTGCATGACCACCGTTGGTATCGGGAGTGCCAAGTATGCATCTGAACTGGCCGCACTCGGGCTTTCCCATGTCACATTGCTGGTGGACGCCGTCTCTCCAGAGGTCGCAGAGAACCTGTACGCCTGGGTTAGACCGTCAACCAAGACGGTTCCATTACCGGAAGCGGTTCAGCTTTTGATGAAAGATCAGGCCGATGCCGTGGTTGCTTTCAAGGAAGCAGGAATCACCGTCAAGATCAATACCACGGTCTATCCGGGGATTAACGCCGGGCATGTGGAAGAGATCGCCTCAACCATGGCGAGCCTCGGCGCCGATATCATGGCAGTGGTTCCCTACAGGCCGGACCCTGACTGTACCGATGCTCCCGCCGAATGCGGTGCGGAGCTTATGGACACCATTCGCGAGGGGGTGGCGCGTCACCTGCATCTCATGCCTGCCTGGGAGGACTGTGGCGAGGACATCGTCGGTCTGACTTCACTCGAAAAGCGCGACGCCCCTATTTCTGTGCTGCCCAAGCCCATAGCCGATCGTCCCAACGTGGCCGTTGTCAGTTCAGGTGGTATGGACGTGGACCTGCATCTTGGCCACGCGGTCAAGGTTTTGATCTATGGCCCACGAGAAGATGGCCTGCCATGTCTGCTGGAATCCAGGGATGCGCCTGAACCCGGTTCCGGTTCCAGGCGTTGGAAAGACCTTTCCAAGCTGCTGAAGGATTGCTTTGTGCTCCTGACCGCGAGTGCAGGCGAAAAACCACGACAAATTTTGAGCCGCGATGGGCTGTCAGTCCTGATCACCGATGGGGAGATCGCAGGGACGGTAGACGTGCTTTATGGCGGCGGAAAAAAAGGCAAGAAATTCCGCAAACAATAG
- a CDS encoding (2Fe-2S) ferredoxin domain-containing protein — MAVPERMIICCQSFRAAGEPKGICHKQTDGFLQYIEEEILDRGLDALVVATTCLKQCESGPIMVVQPENWWFKGVDSEAVIDEILDALEDGEPCAAYLAA, encoded by the coding sequence ATGGCCGTACCTGAGAGAATGATCATTTGTTGTCAGAGTTTTCGTGCAGCAGGCGAACCCAAAGGCATCTGTCACAAGCAGACCGATGGTTTCCTGCAGTACATCGAGGAAGAAATCCTGGACCGTGGTCTGGATGCCCTGGTTGTCGCCACAACCTGTCTCAAGCAGTGTGAATCCGGTCCGATCATGGTCGTTCAGCCTGAGAACTGGTGGTTCAAGGGTGTGGATAGTGAAGCGGTCATTGATGAGATTCTTGATGCTTTGGAAGACGGCGAACCCTGCGCTGCTTACCTTGCCGCATAA